One window of Mucilaginibacter inviolabilis genomic DNA carries:
- a CDS encoding glycosyltransferase family 2 protein, with amino-acid sequence MKKVSIVTVNFNQSVVTEDLLESIEKLNSYKNIQIIVVDNASIANPLPEWSLKYPQVIFIRSEANLGFAGGNNLGIKQATGDYLFLVNNDTEFTPGLVEKLVQVMDANPEIGMISPMIKYYSDKQLIQYAGYTPMNYYTCRNSCIGLKQKDVGQYDHITGPTAYCHGAAMMIRKDAIDKAGLMNENFFLYYEEVDWCERIIKAGYKAWVCTEALIYHKESVSVGKKSKLKEYFMNRNRILFIRRNAPFGKMLIFYIYFLFLVVPRNLMAYLKSGNRNFIPMLFKAIWWNFTHSKNSNNLGYPINTIK; translated from the coding sequence ATGAAAAAAGTTTCTATTGTTACTGTAAATTTTAATCAGTCGGTTGTTACTGAAGATTTGCTCGAATCAATAGAAAAGTTGAACAGTTACAAAAACATACAAATTATTGTAGTTGATAATGCAAGTATAGCAAATCCCCTACCAGAGTGGTCTTTAAAATATCCACAGGTAATTTTTATACGTTCAGAAGCTAACCTGGGTTTTGCAGGCGGAAACAATCTGGGTATAAAACAGGCAACCGGCGATTATCTTTTCCTGGTTAATAACGATACTGAATTTACTCCCGGATTGGTGGAAAAATTAGTTCAGGTAATGGATGCTAATCCAGAAATAGGCATGATATCACCCATGATCAAATACTACAGCGATAAGCAACTCATACAATATGCCGGTTATACACCCATGAATTATTATACCTGTCGTAATAGCTGCATTGGGCTAAAACAAAAAGACGTAGGTCAGTATGATCATATTACAGGCCCTACCGCCTACTGTCATGGCGCCGCTATGATGATCAGGAAAGATGCAATTGACAAGGCTGGATTAATGAACGAGAATTTTTTTCTATATTATGAAGAGGTAGATTGGTGCGAGCGTATTATTAAAGCCGGATACAAGGCCTGGGTTTGTACCGAGGCGCTGATCTATCATAAAGAATCGGTTTCTGTAGGTAAAAAAAGTAAACTAAAAGAGTATTTTATGAATCGAAATCGGATACTCTTTATACGCAGGAATGCACCTTTTGGCAAAATGCTGATCTTTTATATTTACTTTTTATTTCTTGTGGTGCCCCGCAATTTAATGGCTTACCTTAAATCTGGGAACCGCAATTTTATACCTATGCTTTTTAAGGCTATTTGGTGGAATTTTACCCATTCAAAAAACAGTAACAATTTAGGCTATCCTATTAACACCATTAAATGA
- a CDS encoding acyltransferase family protein — protein MDDGTKPVSLSKNHPKLHFPNLNGIRALAALMVVIAHIELHKVNFNISRIPHFNVLNLGKIGVTVFFSLSGFLITYLLLEEKKNFKTVNFKAFYMRRLLRIWPLYFLVVLFGFFIYPGGSNTALWLSVLFLPNLAFCLNLLPAIMDPIWSIGTEEQFYIFHPHFFRIKKLQHILYAMLLFIVLIITIQLVFGKLAGENPIYQTLHLVLYYARYDNMMIGAVVAVIYYNTKHPDFNFKFQALFDVIFKRWFQALLLVTYVTYLGLYINYDIPHGDILIAFMSSLLIVNLCEAKTSIYSLNHRYLDYIGQISYGIYLLHKFVLFLILYLVKNYLSSRGAFAENIIIYVATIGGTIALASASYYGYEKPFLRIKKRFQKITQ, from the coding sequence ATGGATGATGGAACGAAACCAGTTTCATTGAGTAAAAATCACCCCAAATTACATTTCCCCAATTTAAATGGGATCAGGGCTTTGGCTGCACTGATGGTAGTTATAGCACATATTGAATTACATAAGGTTAATTTTAATATATCCCGTATTCCACATTTTAACGTGCTTAACTTAGGAAAGATAGGTGTAACCGTTTTCTTTTCATTAAGTGGCTTTTTAATAACCTACTTATTACTGGAAGAAAAGAAAAACTTTAAAACGGTTAATTTTAAAGCATTTTATATGCGTAGGCTTTTGAGGATATGGCCTTTATACTTCCTGGTAGTTTTGTTTGGCTTTTTTATTTACCCGGGTGGGTCAAACACAGCATTATGGCTTTCGGTGTTATTTTTACCTAATCTTGCTTTTTGTTTGAATTTGTTACCGGCTATTATGGATCCCATATGGTCAATTGGTACAGAAGAGCAATTTTATATTTTTCACCCACACTTTTTCAGGATTAAAAAGCTGCAGCACATCCTCTATGCTATGTTGCTTTTTATTGTTCTTATTATAACAATTCAGCTGGTATTTGGGAAATTGGCTGGTGAAAATCCTATTTATCAGACCCTGCATTTAGTTTTGTACTACGCCCGATATGATAACATGATGATAGGAGCGGTAGTTGCGGTTATTTACTATAATACCAAACATCCGGATTTTAATTTCAAATTTCAGGCGTTATTTGATGTGATCTTTAAAAGGTGGTTCCAAGCCTTATTATTGGTTACTTATGTTACTTATCTCGGGTTGTATATTAATTATGATATCCCTCACGGAGATATTTTGATTGCGTTTATGTCATCGTTGCTCATTGTAAACCTTTGCGAAGCTAAAACAAGTATCTATTCATTAAATCATCGATATCTGGATTATATTGGTCAGATTTCCTATGGAATATATCTGTTACACAAGTTTGTATTGTTCCTGATCCTGTATCTGGTTAAAAATTATTTGTCATCCAGAGGAGCGTTTGCCGAAAATATAATAATTTATGTGGCAACAATAGGGGGGACTATCGCCCTGGCTTCAGCTTCTTATTACGGTTACGAAAAGCCGTTCTTAAGGATTAAAAAACGGTTCCAAAAAATTACCCAGTAA
- a CDS encoding glycosyltransferase family 2 protein — MKITLLLSLIIVFYTFAGYGILLYFIIRVKRVFKGIKTVAEDLDNLPTCTLVVAAYNEESFMKDKIANTLSLNYPTQKLNLLFITDGSSDNTPNIISQYPQIQLMHQPQRAGKIAAIHRAMEFVHTDAVVFTDANTFLNKDALIKICRHYSDATVGAVAGEKRVHFDENADASAAGEGFYWKYESALKKWDSELYSVVGAAGELFSVRRSLYQPVSADTVLDDFMISMLIAKKGYRIVYEPEAYATETASENVSEELKRKIRIAAGGMQSILRLKSLFNPFLYPVLSFQYISHRVLRWTITPFLLILSFVLNIILALEPEATGYQVLLLAQILFYILALLGFIMEKKQLRIKILFIPYYFCVMNYAVLAGIIRYFTSKQSAVWEKAQRKQ, encoded by the coding sequence ATGAAAATTACATTACTCCTAAGTCTGATCATTGTATTTTACACCTTTGCCGGTTATGGGATACTTTTATATTTTATCATTCGTGTTAAAAGGGTATTCAAGGGTATTAAAACAGTTGCAGAAGATCTGGATAATTTGCCGACATGCACACTGGTGGTTGCTGCTTATAACGAAGAGAGCTTTATGAAGGATAAAATAGCTAACACGCTTTCGTTAAATTATCCTACCCAAAAACTAAATCTCCTTTTTATAACAGATGGTTCATCTGATAATACACCAAACATCATATCGCAGTACCCACAAATCCAATTAATGCATCAGCCACAGCGGGCCGGTAAAATAGCGGCTATACACCGCGCAATGGAGTTTGTACATACCGATGCTGTTGTATTTACCGATGCCAATACTTTTTTAAATAAAGACGCTTTAATAAAAATATGCCGGCATTATAGTGATGCCACAGTTGGGGCTGTGGCCGGGGAAAAACGTGTACACTTTGATGAAAATGCAGATGCAAGCGCTGCCGGTGAAGGCTTCTATTGGAAATACGAATCAGCTTTAAAAAAATGGGATTCCGAGCTTTATTCTGTTGTTGGTGCAGCCGGGGAGCTATTTAGTGTGAGACGATCACTTTACCAACCCGTTTCTGCGGATACCGTACTGGACGACTTTATGATATCTATGCTCATAGCCAAAAAAGGATACCGTATTGTATATGAACCAGAGGCTTATGCCACTGAAACAGCATCTGAAAACGTATCAGAAGAATTAAAAAGAAAGATCAGAATAGCCGCCGGAGGCATGCAATCTATTTTGCGTTTAAAAAGTTTATTTAATCCTTTTCTATACCCTGTACTTTCATTTCAATATATCAGCCACCGTGTTTTACGATGGACGATAACTCCTTTTTTACTGATATTGTCATTCGTATTAAATATCATATTAGCACTTGAACCCGAAGCAACCGGTTACCAAGTACTTTTATTGGCTCAAATATTGTTTTATATATTGGCGCTGTTAGGCTTTATCATGGAAAAGAAGCAACTACGAATAAAAATACTATTTATACCGTACTATTTTTGCGTGATGAATTATGCAGTTCTGGCTGGCATTATCAGGTATTTTACCAGTAAACAAAGTGCGGTTTGGGAAAAGGCCCAGCGTAAACAATAG
- a CDS encoding non-ribosomal peptide synthetase, whose protein sequence is MAVPVNTDAINTLNNTQAHYPKDKALHHLIADRAAQIPDQVAVVFENRSLTFKQVNEAANKLAAHLLTFHIQTGDIIGLSIDRSPEMVIALLAILKTGAAYVPLDPEYPKDRVEFMMEDSAAKILLTSQKFKGHFVSVAQEVLIEDAIAKFDSYSANEPETIVTGDDLAYVLFTSGSTGKPKGVQIKHHNLVNFLLSMQKEPGLKAGDNLLAVTTVSFDIAGLEMFLPLLTGAKLIITDAITAKDGRALIDLVADHKITVMQATPYTWRVMLEAGWETKFPLRILCGGEALPKDLINKLLARCSELWNMYGPTETTVWSTVKQITNDEDISIGKPIDNTQVYILDEKLNNFTDGTVGEIYIGGDGVAKGYLKRPELTNERFVDDIFSGIPGSKMYRTGDLGKIREDGEIVCLGRIDHQVKVRGYRIELEEIEQNLLKQDNVKQAVVIAREDTPGNPRLVGYVIINEQKNDSDLRAQFDTWQRGLLEVLPEYMVPDDFVIMETIPITPNGKIDRKALPKPNYSNIQRTGEIVAPRTSNEKLVADIWKELMGLETISIFDNFFELGGRSLVAVKIMARLKQETGKRLPLATLFEHSTVEKLAARLEVDATSITWESLVPIKPNGSKMPLYIVHGAGLNVLLFNALAMNMDAEQPVYGLQAKGLNGIDEPLDVMEEIAANYIAEIVAKNPDGPYALAGYSLGGIIAYEMANQLMTAGKEVKMLAMFDTYADLSTVNDPLLKKVFNKVTLVLKQIGYSLVLLAEDPKRTIEYKSLILKRKIIKLFWKLSPGKDEKKEGFFAYDNEIDEASEKALRNYILKPLPIAIELFRAKKRTFYMADFKFLGWQPFAQKGVHVHEIPGEHNTIFAPPNDKEFAVVLQNCLDQVSKN, encoded by the coding sequence ATGGCTGTTCCAGTAAATACAGACGCTATAAATACACTAAACAATACCCAGGCTCACTATCCGAAGGATAAGGCACTTCATCATCTTATTGCTGACCGGGCTGCACAGATACCAGATCAAGTAGCGGTGGTGTTTGAAAATCGTTCACTTACTTTTAAACAGGTAAATGAGGCAGCAAATAAGCTAGCCGCGCATTTACTTACCTTCCATATACAAACCGGCGATATCATTGGTTTATCAATTGATCGTTCACCTGAAATGGTTATCGCATTGCTGGCTATTCTTAAAACCGGAGCTGCTTATGTGCCACTTGATCCTGAATATCCTAAGGACAGGGTAGAATTCATGATGGAAGATTCAGCTGCCAAAATACTGCTCACTTCTCAAAAATTTAAAGGTCATTTTGTTTCTGTAGCACAGGAGGTTTTGATAGAAGACGCCATAGCTAAGTTTGATAGCTACAGCGCCAATGAGCCCGAAACCATAGTTACCGGAGATGACCTCGCTTATGTTTTGTTTACATCAGGCTCAACAGGCAAACCTAAAGGCGTGCAGATTAAACATCATAACCTGGTAAACTTTCTGCTCAGCATGCAAAAAGAACCCGGGCTGAAAGCTGGCGACAACCTGCTTGCCGTTACAACTGTCTCATTTGATATCGCCGGACTTGAAATGTTTTTGCCATTGTTAACTGGCGCTAAACTCATTATTACTGATGCCATCACTGCAAAAGATGGCCGGGCGTTGATCGATCTGGTTGCTGACCATAAGATAACCGTAATGCAGGCTACGCCTTATACCTGGCGGGTAATGTTAGAGGCCGGCTGGGAAACCAAGTTCCCGCTACGAATACTTTGCGGCGGCGAAGCTCTTCCAAAGGATCTGATCAATAAGCTCCTTGCCCGTTGTTCTGAACTCTGGAACATGTATGGCCCTACAGAAACCACAGTATGGTCAACCGTAAAACAGATTACTAATGATGAGGATATTTCGATAGGTAAACCTATTGATAACACCCAGGTATATATCCTAGATGAAAAGTTGAACAACTTTACAGATGGCACCGTTGGCGAAATATATATTGGTGGCGATGGTGTGGCCAAAGGTTATTTAAAACGACCAGAACTTACAAACGAGCGTTTCGTTGATGATATATTTTCGGGTATTCCTGGCAGCAAAATGTATCGTACTGGTGATTTAGGTAAAATACGTGAAGACGGAGAGATTGTTTGTCTCGGCCGAATTGATCACCAGGTGAAAGTTCGTGGTTATCGCATTGAGCTGGAAGAAATAGAACAAAACCTTTTAAAACAAGACAATGTAAAACAGGCGGTGGTTATTGCCCGCGAAGACACACCTGGTAACCCGCGATTGGTAGGGTATGTGATCATCAACGAGCAAAAAAACGACAGTGATCTGCGGGCCCAATTTGATACCTGGCAACGGGGTTTGCTGGAAGTATTACCAGAATATATGGTTCCTGATGACTTTGTGATCATGGAAACTATACCCATCACCCCCAATGGCAAAATCGATCGCAAGGCCCTACCCAAGCCAAACTATAGTAATATACAACGTACCGGCGAAATAGTAGCTCCGCGCACCAGTAACGAAAAACTGGTAGCCGATATCTGGAAAGAACTCATGGGCTTGGAAACCATTAGTATTTTTGATAATTTCTTTGAACTGGGTGGCCGCTCTCTGGTAGCCGTCAAGATCATGGCCCGCCTGAAACAGGAAACTGGTAAGCGCCTGCCACTAGCTACGCTTTTTGAACATTCTACGGTAGAAAAACTGGCTGCCCGGCTCGAGGTTGATGCCACTTCTATCACCTGGGAATCATTAGTGCCGATAAAACCCAATGGTTCAAAGATGCCGCTTTACATCGTACATGGCGCAGGCTTAAACGTATTATTATTTAATGCGCTGGCCATGAATATGGACGCAGAACAACCTGTTTATGGTCTTCAAGCCAAGGGACTTAATGGTATTGACGAACCATTGGATGTAATGGAGGAGATAGCGGCTAATTATATTGCTGAAATCGTTGCCAAAAATCCGGATGGCCCCTATGCACTCGCCGGCTACTCTTTAGGTGGCATCATTGCCTACGAAATGGCGAATCAACTCATGACCGCGGGCAAAGAGGTTAAAATGCTGGCCATGTTTGATACTTATGCAGACCTGTCGACTGTTAATGATCCGCTCTTGAAAAAGGTTTTTAATAAAGTAACATTGGTTTTAAAACAGATTGGCTACAGCCTGGTATTACTTGCTGAGGATCCCAAACGTACCATCGAATACAAAAGCCTGATCCTTAAACGAAAGATAATCAAACTTTTCTGGAAATTATCTCCTGGAAAAGATGAGAAAAAAGAGGGCTTTTTTGCTTATGATAATGAGATAGACGAAGCAAGTGAAAAAGCTTTGCGCAATTATATCTTAAAACCATTGCCTATTGCCATTGAATTATTCAGGGCAAAAAAACGTACTTTTTATATGGCAGATTTTAAATTTTTAGGATGGCAACCATTTGCACAAAAAGGTGTTCATGTACACGAAATACCCGGCGAGCATAATACCATATTTGCTCCACCAAATGATAAGGAATTTGCCGTAGTACTGCAAAACTGTCTTGATCAGGTATCAAAAAATTAA